Proteins found in one Numida meleagris isolate 19003 breed g44 Domestic line chromosome 25, NumMel1.0, whole genome shotgun sequence genomic segment:
- the PIK3C2B gene encoding phosphatidylinositol 4-phosphate 3-kinase C2 domain-containing subunit beta yields MSATRSNGEHWKSLESVGISRKELALAEALQMEYDALSRLRQDKEESRAKQRAEPPLISWDEPENTHGCTGIKATRGLSGSDPALCNNALPEGLAVPPPRPSAVPTSTEGPAWLKAPLAGDYLYIFDGSEGDFLGEPLNGTSPLDGNGGSPKKLSPPPLPPRHSVRSPPEGSRRLGKGSPPSSKGPQPRDVNVFSAHEQPRGKLLARRISEEDPYGLADYEGINDAITCLNLKSTYESQVLREAARGWKEGRSIFEKESSGKPVARSKTMPPQVPPRTYVSRFGNRKNVAPNKNRRISADPVPPRPRSLANGYELFEVSEERDEEVAAFCHMLDVLRSSSSPQDYSLTGFVWSAVNLSPEHLGHGVSLKVTVLCDSLREPLTFTCDCSSTVDLLIYQTLCYTHDELHAVDVEDFVLKLCGLEEFLQNKHALGSHEYIQHCRKFDIDIRLQLMRRKAVRSDLARTASDDQSPSTLNHYIHLQERPIKQTISRQALSLLFDTFHNEVDTFLAAEGDFPLKAERVIQSVMAICNALAAVESQEITTALNQMPPCPSRMQPKIQKDPNVLAKRENRERIVESLTAAILDLVGLYCSTFNADFQTAVQWSREHGVVQEARLLSCPLSFTVYATHRIPITWAASYEDFYLSCSITHGGKELCSPLHTRKAHVYKYLFHLIIWDQQICFPVQVNRLPRETLLSVTLFAVPVPPPGSSSDTNKQRRVPEALGWVTTPLFNFRQVLTCGRKLLGLWPATQDNSRARSSAPNFNQPDSVILQIDFPTSAFDVKFVSPLAAEVSPKYEFGSLGEEDQRRLREAMQKKSLYWLTDADRKRLWEKRYYCHAAPGSLPMLLASAPSWEWACLPDIYALLSQWTYMSHQDALGLLHATFPDQEVRRTAVQWIDSISDTELLDYLPQLVQALKYECYLDSPLVRFLMKRAICDLKITHYFFWLLKDGLKDSQFSIRYQYLLAALLCCCGKGLREEFDRQCLLVSTLARLAQQVRDAAPSARQGILREGLEEVKQFFKANGSCRLPLSPSLLVKGIVPRDCSYFNSNAVPLKLSFQNVDPLGENIRVIFKCGDDLRQDMLTLQMIRIMNKIWVQEGLDMRMVIFRCFSTGRGRGMVEMIPNAETLRKIQVEHGVTGSFKDRPLADWLQKHNPEEDEYEKAVENFIYSCAGCCVATYVLGICDRHNDNIMLKTTGHMFHIDFGRFLGHAQMFGNIKRDRAPFVFTSDMAYVINGGDKPSSRFHDFVDLCCQAYNLIRKHTHLFLNLLGLMLSCGIPELSDLEDLKYVYDALRPQDTDADATTYFTRLIESSLGSVATKLNFFIHNLAQMKFTGSDARPTLSFAPRTHTIKTSGRICDVFLCRHERVFNPNKSYTYVVKVKRESPSEVTFVQRTFEEFQELHNKLRLLFPSSLLPSFPSRFIIGRSRGEAVAERRKEELNGYIWHLIHAAPEVAECDLIYTFFHPLPRDEKAAGTNPAPKPADTTWARPLGKVGGEVKLSISYKNNKLFIMVMHIRGLQPLQDGNDPDPYVKTYLLPDPQKTTKRKTKVARKTCNPTYNEMLVYDGVPRGDLQQRELRLSVLSEEGFWENILLGEVGIRLRDLDLAQEKMGWFALGSRGHGTL; encoded by the exons ATGTCCGCCACGCGCAGCAATGGAGAGCACTGGAAGTCCCTGGAGTCGGTGGGCATCAGCCGCAAGGAGCTGGCGCTGGCCGAGGCCCTGCAGATGGAGTACGACGCGCTGTCGCGCCTGCGGCAGGACAAGGAGGAGAGCCGGGCCAAGCAGCGGGCCGAGCCGCCCCTCATCTCCTGGGACGAGCCCGAAAACACCCACGGGTGCACCGGGATCAAAGCGACGCGCGGCCTGTCCGGCTCCGACCCTGCGCTGTGCAACAACGCGCTGCCTGAGGGCCTCGCCGTGCCCCCGCCGCGGCCTAGTGCTGTGCCCACCAGCACGGAGGGCCCGGCCTGGCTGAAGGCCCCGCTGGCCGGGGACTACCTCTACATCTTCGATGGCTCCGAAGGGGACTTCCTCGGGGAGCCCCTCAACGGCACTTCTCCTCTCGATGGCAACGGGGGATCCCCAAAAAAGCTCTCCCCACCGCCGCTGCCCCCCCGGCACTCTGTGCGGAGCCCCCCCGAAGGCAGCCGACGCCTGGGGAAGGGATCCCCGCCGTCCTCCAAAGGGCCCCAGCCCAGGGATGTCAACGTGTTCTCAGCGCACGAGCAGCCCCGTGGCAAGCTGCTCGCCCGCCGCATCTCCGAGGAGGATCCCTACGGCCTGGCTGACTACGAGGGCATCAACGACGCCATCACCTGCCTCAACCTGAAGTCCACCTACGAATCCCAGGTGCTGCGGGAAGCCGCCCGCGGctggaaggagggcaggagcaTCTTCGAGAAGGAGTCGAGCGGTAAACCGGTGGCACGGAGCAAGACCATGCCCCCCCAGGTCCCCCCGCGGACCTACGTCTCCCGGTTCGGCAACAGGAAGAATGTGGCACCCAACAAGAACCGCAGGATCTCCGCCGACCCG GTTCCCCCCCGGCCACGCTCCTTAGCCAACGGCTACGAGCTCTTTGAGGTGTCAGAGGAGAGGGACGAGGAGGTGGCTGCTTTCTGCCATATGCTGGATGT GCTGCGGTCCAGCTCCAGCCCCCAGGACTATTCCCTGACTGGCTTCGTGTGGAGCGCCGTCAACCTCAGCCCCGAGCACCTGGGGCACGGCGTCAGCCTGAAGGTGACGGTGCTGTGTGACAGCCTGCGAGAGCCCCTCACCTTCACCTGCGACT GCTCCTCCACCGTGGACCTGCTCATCTACCAGACGCTGTGCTACACGCACGACGAGCTGCACGCTGTCGATGTTGAGGATTTCGTGCTCAAGCTCTGTGGCTTGGAGGAATTCTTGCAAAA CAAGCACGCGCTGGGGAGCCATGAGTAcatccagcactgcaggaaattCGACATCGACATCCGCCTGCAGCTGATGAGGAGGAAGGCGGTGCGCAGTGACCTGGCCCGGACG gcCAGCGATGACCAGAGCCCCTCCACCCTCAACCACTACATCCACCTGCAGGAGAGGCCTATCAAGCAAACCATCAGCAG GCAGgccctgagtctcctcttcgACACCTTCCACAATGAGGTGGATACATTCCTGGCAGCTGAG GGAGACTTCCCTCTGAAGGCAGAGCGGGTGATCCAGTCGGTCATGGCCATCTGCAACGCCCTGGCTGCCGTTGAGTCGCAGGAAATCACAACAGCCCTCAACCAGATGCCCCCCTGCCCCTCCCGCATGCAGCCCAAAATCCAGAAG gATCCAAACGTTCTGGCCAAGAGGGAAAATCGAG AGAGGATCGTGGAGAGCCTGACGGCCGCCATCCTGGACCTGGTGGGGCTTTACTGCAGCACCTTCAATGCTGACTTCCAGACAGCTGTGCAGTGGAGCCGGGAGCACGGCGTGGTGCAGGAGGCTCGCCTGCTCTCTTGCCCGCTCTCCTTCACCGTCTATGCCACGCACCGTATCCCCATCACCTGGGCTGCCAG CTATGAAGATTTCTACCTCTCTTGCTCCATCACGCACGGTGGTAAGGAGCTGTGCAGCCCCCTGCACACCAGAAAGGCCCACGTCTACAAGTACCTTTTCCACCTCATCATATGGGACCAGCA GATCTGCTTCCCCGTCCAGGTGAACCGGCTGCCGCGGGAGACGCTGCTCAGCGTCACGCTCTTCGCCGTGCCCGTCCCCCCCCCGGGGAGCTCCTCCGACACCAACAAGCAGCGGCGGGTCCCTGAGGCCTTGGGCTGGGTCACCACTCCACTCTTCAACTTCAGGCA GGTCCTGACCTGCGGGCGAAAGCTTTTGGGCTTGTGGCCGGCGACCCAGGACAACTCCAGAGCCAGGTCGAGTGCCCCCAACTTCAACCAGCCCGACAGCGTCATCCTGCAG ATCGATTTCCCCACCTCTGCCTTCGACGTGAAGTTCGTGAGCCCGCTGGCGGCCGAGGTGAGCCCCAAGTACGAATTCGGCAGCCTGGGTGAGGAGGACCAGCGCAGGCTGCGGGAGGCGATGCAGAAGAAATCGCTCTATTG gttGACAGATGCCGACCGCAAGCGGCTGTGGGAGAAGCGCTACTACTGCCACGCGGCACCCGGCTCGCTGCCCATGCTGCTGGCCAGTGCACCCAGCTGGGAGTGGGCCTGCCTGCCCGACATCTATGCCCTGCTGAGCCAGTGGACCTACATGAGCCACCAGGATGCCCTGGGGCTCCTTCATGCCAC GTTCCCAGACCAAGAGGTGAGGAGGACGGCCGTGCAGTGGATCGACTCCATCTCTGACACGGAGCTGCTGGACTACCTGCCCCAGCTGGTCCAG GCCTTGAAGTATGAGTGCTACCTGGACAGCCCACTGGTGCGCTTCCTCATGAAGCGAGCAATCTGCGACCTGAAAATCACCCACTACTTCTTCTG GCTGCTGAAGGATGGCCTGAAAGACTCCCAGTTCAGCATCCGCTACCAGtacctgctggctgctctgctgtgctgctgcggGAAGGGGCTACGGGAGGAGTTCGACCGGCAGTGCCTGCTGGTCAGCACGTTGGCCAGGCTGGCCCAGCAAGTGCGGGACGCTGCTCCATCCGCACGCCAG GGCATCCTGCGTGAGGGGCTGGAGGAGGTGAAGCAGTTCTTCAAGGCTAACGGGTCATGCCGGCTGCCActcagccccagcctgctgGTCAAGGGGATAGTGCCCCGG GACTGCTCCTATTTCAACTCCAACGCCGTCCCCCTGAAGCTCTCCTTCCAGAACGTCGATCCCCTTGGAGAAAATATCCGGGTCATCTTCAAG TGTGGCGATGACCTGCGGCAGGACATGCTGACACTGCAGATGATCCGGATCATGAACAAAATCTGGGTGCAGGAGGGGCTGGACATGCGCATGGTCATCTTCCGCTGCTTCTCCACGGGCCGTGGACGAG GTATGGTGGAGATGATCCCCAACGCCGAGACCCTACGCAAAATCCAGGTGGAGCACGGTGTGACGGGCTCCTTTAAGGACCGGCCGCTGGCTGACTGGCTGCAGAAACACAACCCCGAGGAGGATGAATATGAGAAG GCTGTGGAGAACTTCATCTActcctgtgctggctgctgcgtGGCCACTTACGTGCTGGGGATCTGTGACCGGCACAACGACAACATCATGCTCAAGACCACGGGCCACATGTTTCACATCGATTTTGGCAGGTTCCTGGGCCACGCTCAGATGTTTGGCAACATCAAGCG GGACCGGGCACCATTTGTCTTCACCTCAGACATGGCGTACGTCATCAACGGCGGGGACAAGCCCTCTAGCCGCTTCCACGACTTCGTCGATCTGTGCTGCCAGGCTTACAACCTGATCCGCAAGCACACCCATCTCTTTCTCAacctgctggggctg ATGCTGTCCTGTGGCATCCCTGAACTTTCCGACCTGGAGGACCTCAAGTACGTCTACGATGCACTAAGGCCGCAGGACACCGACGCTGATGCCACCACCTACTTCACCAG GTTGATTGAGTCCAGCCTGGGCAGCGTGGCCACCAAGCTCAACTTCTTCATTCACAACCTGGCACAGATGAAGTTCACAGGCTCCGATGCCCGCCCAACCCTCTCCTTTGCCCCCCGCACACACACCATCAAGACATCCGGCCGGATCTGCGATGTCTTCCTCTGCCGCCATGAGAGGGTCTTCAACCCCAACAAGAGCTAC ACCTACGTGGTGAAGGTGAAGCGAGAGAGCCCGAGCGAGGTGACCTTTGTGCAGCGCACCTTTGAAGAGTTCCAGGAGTTGCACAACAAGCTACGCCTGCTCTTCCCCTCCTCGCTACTGCCCAG CTTCCCCAGCAGGTTCATTATTGGCCGGTCACGAGGAGAGGCGGTGGctgagaggaggaaagaagaactCAATGGCTACATCTGGCACCTCATCCACGCTGCTCCAGAGGTGGCCGAG TGCGACCTCATCTACACCTTTTTCCACCCGCTGCCCAGGGATGAGAAGGCAGCTGGCACCAACCCGGCCCCAAAGCCAGCAG acaCCACGTGGGCTCGTCCCTTGGGGAAGGTCGGCGGGGAGGTGAAGCTCTCCATCTCCTACAAGAACAACAAGCTCTTCATCATGGTGATGCACATCCGGGGGCTG cagcccctccaGGATGGCAATGATCCTGACCCCTACGTCAAGACCTACCTGCTGCCTGACCCCCAGAAAACCACTAAGAGGAAAACCAAAGTGGCCCGAAAAACCTGCAACCCTACCTACAATGAGATG CTGGTCTACGATGGGGTGCCTCGGGGCGACCTGCAGCAACGGGAGCTGCGGCTGAGCGTGCTGAGCGAGGAAGGCTTTTGGGAGAACATCCTCCTTGGGGAGGTCGGCATCCGCCTGCGGGACCTCGACCTGGCGCAGGAGAAGATGGGGTGGTTCGCCCTTGGATCCCGTGGCCACGGCACACTCTGA